The following coding sequences are from one Triticum aestivum cultivar Chinese Spring chromosome 5A, IWGSC CS RefSeq v2.1, whole genome shotgun sequence window:
- the LOC123107244 gene encoding uncharacterized protein, giving the protein MASTFPTPTLSTPKLSLPPLGPSRRNAAAAAAPWRHCGRICATTGGDAPAAGATTEEEAKARKEQRKRCLRCGILYLDEENSAAACAFHGHITGEKGLFSLSPPHQGIDGEWSDKSGVIVYRWNDRGDRPNTGRANWKGRWSYCQEQDEEVPPCRRGHHVSYDDGFTLF; this is encoded by the exons ATGGCGAGTACCTTTCCCACCCCGACCCTCTCGACGCCCAAGCTGTCCCTGCCACCGCTCGGTCCTTCGCGCCGCaacgctgccgctgccgctgccccgTGGCGGCACTGCGGGCGGATCTGCGCGACCACCGGAGGCGATGCTCCCGCAGCAGGAGCGACGACAGAGGAGGAAGCAAAGGCTAGGAAGGAGCAGAGGAAACGATGCCTGAGGTGCGGCATCCTGTACCTGGACGAGGAGAACTCCGCTGCTGCCTGCGCCTTCCATGGCCACATCACCG GTGAGAAGGGGCTGTTTTCGCTGTCGCCGCCGCACCAAGGGATCGACGGCGAGTGGAGCGACAAGAGCGGGGTCATCGTCTACCGGTGGAACGACCGTGGCGACCGCCCCAACACCGGCCGTGCCAACTGGAAGGGGAGGTGGAGCTACTGCCAGGAGCAGGACGAGGAAGTGCCGCCGTGCCGCCGTGGGCACCATGTCTCCTACGACGATGGCTTCACTCTCTTCTAG